Proteins encoded in a region of the Betaproteobacteria bacterium genome:
- a CDS encoding DUF11 domain-containing protein: MSDGDQDQPGVAKTFGAASITDGASTSLNFTLTNTGTNPAQSGISVGDTLPAGLTNTSATPAVAYSAGCSGPATAAYNSGTRVLSGLSGVAMANGTASCTITVAGISNATGQTGTCPNAAQTNLAASVTTTGATNASTDQCLSVTKTNPGVAKTFGAAGITDGASTSLIFTLTNTGTNPAQSGLAVSDTLPAGLRFTSATPAVSYSSGCSGPATASYAFATKILSGLTGLAMSNGTVNCTVTIAGLTNTAGEIGACPNAAQTNFLSSVTATGATVAGTDQCLTVIRIPPTLTKGWSTGIFGDGANANLVFTLTNSGTNPAQSAIAFTESLPSSLQFTSATPAVNFGAGCSGSSTITQGAPDIIAITGMAMANGTVACTITVAAVTNRAGQVNASCAANPAAFTNGAANITGVSNVTNGVANQCVVVNAGAPVLTKSFTPASFVDGSTTTLRFTLTNYGTNPAQSGINFTDTLPAGVRVAAGGVLGTSTCANAVTVTSAVNGSGSIAVTGATMLSGQLSCAIDIQVRNTAGQVNASCAGSPVAFTNAAANIGATSNVANGVTASCVVVTTASPTITKAFAPASISIGTTSTISFTLTNPNSIPLTGAGFSDTLTNMAVNAAGAAGGSCPGVGSNVLNTGQTSLLFAGLTIPASGSCTVTVVVVSNTPGVHPNTASGISSAEAVTGVVSNTANLTVLAAAPTVAKTFSVSPINSGGVSTLLVTITNPNAGPISVVNVTDTFPISPGAGMVRSGAGNTSTNCAGGVVTSTPGSVTLTAGIVPGGGSCTFQIDVTSPTTGSYVNTIAAGALTTNAGNNVVSASATLGVNPVANVSVTKAGPANVLWGTNFTYTVVVANAGPDAADLTNFSDVVPADVTAVTASCGSPIGGATCGVVNVAGNTVTSAITTLPAGSSVTFTIQGTAPQTGTLANSATAIVPAGITDPDDPGRIGAGNNTSIVVTTTVLAPDLRLTKTSTSTFAVGGTASFTLTPNNTSGNAPTTGMITIVDTLPAGLAYVAAGSGGTGWACVNVAQTVTCTSSTIMAVGAVGNPITINVNVASNAVPGVTNTAIVSGGNEPGVNTGNNSATLNVPVSGMAVNTFLTDGAQTGLPGTSVLYTHVFNAGVAGSVNFTSSNAPTPVVAGWGVQIYRDTNCNGVLDAADGATELTGSVAVIPGDQVCIIVKSNIPAAVPYNAQDVITVSANFVPAVGSSATYTRQDVTTVGATGGAGLVLNKSVRNVTQGGTVGTSNTARPGDVLEYIIAYSNSSSTALSSIIISDNTPAFTNFSVASCGAPLPAAITTCAVSVQPLAGGAGNIQWTLGGSLNASLNGSVTFRVTVQ; the protein is encoded by the coding sequence GTGTCTGACGGTGACCAAGACCAACCGGGCGTGGCCAAGACCTTCGGTGCGGCCAGCATCACGGACGGGGCCAGCACCAGCCTCAACTTCACCCTGACCAACACCGGCACCAACCCGGCGCAGAGCGGCATCAGCGTGGGCGACACCTTGCCTGCCGGGTTGACGAACACCAGCGCCACCCCGGCGGTCGCCTACAGTGCTGGCTGCAGCGGGCCGGCGACGGCGGCCTACAACAGCGGCACGCGGGTACTGTCCGGATTGAGCGGAGTGGCGATGGCCAACGGCACGGCCAGCTGCACGATCACGGTGGCCGGCATCAGCAACGCGACCGGCCAGACCGGTACCTGTCCGAACGCCGCCCAGACCAACCTGGCGGCGAGCGTGACCACGACAGGCGCGACCAACGCATCGACCGACCAATGTCTGAGCGTGACCAAGACCAACCCGGGCGTGGCCAAGACCTTCGGTGCGGCCGGCATCACGGACGGGGCCAGCACCAGCCTCATCTTCACCCTGACCAACACCGGCACCAACCCTGCGCAGAGTGGACTCGCGGTGAGCGACACGTTGCCTGCCGGGCTTAGGTTTACCAGTGCAACACCTGCAGTGAGCTATAGTTCCGGCTGCAGTGGGCCAGCCACGGCGTCCTACGCTTTCGCGACCAAGATCCTGTCGGGGCTTACGGGCTTGGCGATGAGCAACGGTACGGTGAACTGTACGGTGACGATCGCCGGATTGACCAATACCGCCGGAGAAATCGGCGCGTGTCCCAATGCCGCGCAGACCAATTTTTTGAGCAGTGTGACGGCGACCGGCGCGACTGTCGCGGGCACTGACCAGTGTCTGACGGTGATCAGGATTCCCCCGACACTAACCAAGGGCTGGAGTACGGGTATTTTCGGCGATGGGGCCAACGCGAATTTGGTCTTTACACTGACCAATTCGGGCACCAACCCAGCACAGAGTGCCATTGCATTTACGGAAAGCCTGCCGTCGAGCCTGCAGTTCACCAGTGCGACCCCAGCTGTGAATTTTGGCGCAGGCTGCAGTGGCAGCAGCACGATAACTCAGGGAGCGCCGGACATTATCGCAATCACCGGTATGGCGATGGCCAATGGAACTGTCGCTTGCACGATCACGGTTGCGGCAGTGACAAATCGCGCTGGTCAGGTCAATGCAAGTTGTGCTGCCAATCCTGCCGCTTTTACCAACGGTGCGGCGAATATTACGGGTGTGTCAAACGTTACTAACGGTGTTGCCAACCAATGCGTGGTGGTGAATGCGGGTGCACCGGTATTGACGAAATCATTCACGCCGGCATCATTTGTTGATGGCTCGACCACGACGCTGAGATTTACGCTGACGAACTACGGCACAAATCCAGCACAGTCAGGCATTAATTTCACCGACACTTTGCCAGCGGGGGTTCGTGTCGCCGCAGGTGGGGTTCTAGGTACATCGACTTGTGCCAACGCTGTGACGGTCACCAGCGCCGTCAACGGAAGTGGAAGCATCGCGGTGACCGGCGCAACCATGTTGAGTGGCCAATTATCCTGCGCGATTGATATTCAAGTCCGGAACACAGCAGGCCAGGTCAATGCAAGTTGTGCAGGTAGCCCGGTAGCGTTTACAAATGCCGCCGCCAACATCGGGGCAACGAGCAATGTCGCAAACGGTGTGACCGCAAGTTGCGTGGTTGTGACGACGGCCAGCCCGACGATCACCAAGGCATTTGCACCGGCAAGTATTTCTATCGGGACAACGAGCACCATCAGCTTTACGCTGACTAATCCCAACTCTATTCCGCTTACTGGCGCCGGGTTCAGCGATACGTTGACGAACATGGCCGTGAACGCGGCTGGCGCAGCTGGCGGTAGTTGTCCCGGCGTTGGTAGTAATGTGCTGAACACTGGCCAGACGAGCCTATTATTTGCGGGCCTCACCATACCGGCGAGCGGAAGTTGTACCGTGACGGTTGTGGTTGTCAGCAATACGCCCGGCGTTCATCCGAACACAGCATCGGGGATTTCCAGCGCTGAGGCGGTCACCGGCGTGGTATCCAATACCGCCAATCTGACGGTTCTGGCTGCGGCGCCAACGGTTGCCAAGACCTTCAGCGTTTCGCCGATTAATTCTGGCGGTGTCTCGACGCTACTGGTGACAATCACGAATCCCAATGCGGGACCGATCTCCGTTGTGAACGTGACCGACACGTTCCCAATTAGTCCTGGCGCCGGCATGGTCCGATCAGGAGCTGGAAACACGTCCACCAACTGCGCGGGTGGCGTAGTGACCAGTACACCTGGAAGCGTCACATTGACTGCCGGAATTGTGCCGGGAGGCGGATCATGCACGTTCCAGATCGATGTGACGTCGCCCACCACCGGAAGCTACGTCAACACGATTGCCGCAGGCGCATTGACGACCAACGCAGGTAACAACGTGGTGTCGGCGTCGGCCACGCTTGGTGTGAATCCGGTCGCAAACGTGTCGGTCACAAAGGCCGGCCCTGCAAACGTGTTGTGGGGTACCAATTTTACGTACACCGTGGTGGTCGCCAATGCCGGCCCGGATGCCGCAGATCTGACGAATTTCTCGGATGTGGTGCCGGCAGATGTGACGGCCGTGACGGCAAGCTGTGGGTCACCGATAGGCGGCGCCACCTGCGGAGTGGTCAATGTTGCCGGGAATACAGTGACCAGTGCCATAACAACTTTGCCTGCCGGGTCCAGTGTGACCTTCACCATACAGGGAACCGCACCGCAAACGGGCACATTGGCAAATAGCGCGACGGCGATCGTTCCTGCAGGGATCACCGATCCGGACGATCCAGGCCGTATCGGTGCAGGAAACAATACGTCGATTGTGGTGACTACCACCGTGCTCGCGCCTGACCTTCGCCTGACTAAAACGAGTACCAGCACCTTTGCTGTCGGCGGTACGGCGAGTTTCACGCTGACCCCCAACAATACTTCAGGAAACGCGCCGACGACTGGAATGATCACGATCGTCGATACCTTGCCTGCCGGCCTCGCGTATGTTGCGGCCGGTTCGGGCGGAACGGGCTGGGCTTGTGTCAATGTCGCGCAAACCGTGACTTGCACCAGTTCGACCATCATGGCGGTGGGTGCCGTCGGCAATCCGATTACCATCAACGTCAATGTGGCAAGCAATGCGGTACCTGGCGTAACCAATACCGCAATCGTATCGGGCGGCAATGAACCAGGTGTAAACACGGGAAACAACAGTGCCACACTCAATGTTCCGGTGTCGGGCATGGCAGTGAACACATTCCTGACTGATGGCGCGCAAACCGGATTGCCGGGCACCAGCGTACTTTATACGCACGTTTTCAACGCGGGCGTTGCGGGATCCGTCAATTTCACCAGCTCGAATGCGCCAACGCCGGTCGTAGCTGGTTGGGGTGTGCAAATCTATCGAGATACAAACTGCAATGGCGTGCTTGATGCAGCCGATGGAGCAACAGAGCTGACTGGCAGCGTCGCTGTAATTCCGGGCGATCAGGTTTGTATCATCGTTAAATCAAACATCCCGGCAGCCGTGCCATATAACGCGCAAGACGTGATAACTGTCTCGGCGAACTTTGTACCGGCGGTCGGGTCAAGCGCCACCTATACGCGCCAGGATGTCACCACGGTTGGCGCGACGGGCGGCGCAGGACTGGTGCTCAACAAGTCAGTGCGAAACGTCACGCAGGGTGGCACAGTGGGCACATCAAACACCGCCCGTCCTGGAGACGTGCTCGAATACATCATTGCCTACAGCAACAGCTCAAGCACGGCGCTATCGTCGATCATCATCAGCGATAACACGCCGGCATTCACCAACTTCAGCGTTGCCAGTTGCGGGGCACCGCTGCCGGCCGCGATCACAACCTGTGCAGTCAGTGTCCAACCATTGGCTGGAGGGGCTGGCAATATCCAATGGACCCTCGGCGGATCATTGAATGCCAGCCTGAACGGGAGTGTGACATTCCGCGTAACCGTTCAATGA
- a CDS encoding energy transducer TonB codes for MHDLTHHFKPARFTAWSMSLLYGFAAIGSLSGCGKSEKIPTTADRLAAVLQKQETQPDFYVPRKTVDYMADLKSLKDAPARIEPAPVSSRPVPANAADPKPAARENAAAAPEAAPQQPAPQPVPTNAQTLVPTPSPTPAPPATASASAPPSNVVASSAPTARPAPKQDTVPVVSVISREQPEFPRDAMRAGIESGSVRARMTISAAGDVTDVAILQAQPERVFDRSVRSALGRWKFNAGADGRTFDTEVGFKAAN; via the coding sequence ATGCATGACTTGACACACCACTTCAAGCCCGCGCGATTCACCGCTTGGTCGATGTCGCTCCTGTACGGATTTGCCGCAATCGGCAGCCTGTCCGGATGCGGAAAAAGCGAAAAGATTCCGACGACCGCGGATCGCCTGGCCGCCGTTCTGCAGAAACAGGAAACGCAGCCCGATTTCTATGTGCCCCGAAAAACGGTCGACTACATGGCCGACCTGAAATCGCTCAAGGACGCCCCGGCGCGCATCGAGCCGGCCCCCGTATCGTCGAGACCCGTTCCTGCAAACGCAGCCGACCCAAAACCAGCCGCCCGGGAAAACGCCGCCGCCGCGCCCGAAGCGGCACCTCAGCAGCCCGCGCCTCAACCTGTGCCAACAAATGCACAAACACTTGTTCCAACACCTTCACCAACGCCCGCTCCCCCAGCCACAGCCTCCGCCTCGGCGCCACCCAGCAATGTCGTTGCCAGTTCGGCGCCTACGGCAAGACCCGCACCAAAGCAGGATACGGTTCCCGTCGTGAGCGTAATCAGTCGTGAGCAACCGGAATTTCCGCGCGACGCAATGCGGGCAGGAATTGAAAGCGGCTCAGTGCGCGCGCGCATGACCATCAGCGCCGCCGGCGACGTAACGGACGTTGCAATATTGCAGGCGCAACCAGAGCGCGTTTTCGATCGCTCGGTAAGGTCCGCCCTCGGGCGATGGAAATTCAATGCCGGCGCGGACGGCCGTACGTTTGATACCGAAGTGGGATTCAAGGCCGCGAATTAG
- the rlmM gene encoding 23S rRNA (cytidine(2498)-2'-O)-methyltransferase RlmM: protein MKSNPTSSWLGYCRAGFEPDLAAELSALAGATPSAISAVPSSGYVLATFAGRDVRKAQSQFTWAGLVFARQFLRSPAEPIALPTNDRVTPILDASKAFLQTFGVEKISALRIEYPDTNDGKALSKLAQTLEIRIGSQLASAGLIDDKNAALPRLHVLLTPERQAWLGVSDPGSSSAWRNGIPRLRMPRDAPSRSTLKLAEAFHVFLGDSEDRLLQSEMRAVDLGAAPGGWTWQLIHRGLHVTAIDNGILRGELVDNALVRHLREDGFRYRPRKPVDWMVCDMVEKPVRIAQLVAMWMREGWTDRCIFNLKLPMKKRFEEVERCRAIIREALEANGRPFELRIKQLYHDREEVSGFCRYIPRSERD from the coding sequence ATGAAATCCAATCCAACTTCATCCTGGCTCGGTTACTGTCGCGCGGGCTTCGAGCCTGATCTGGCCGCCGAGCTGTCCGCCTTGGCCGGGGCGACACCCTCCGCGATATCAGCCGTGCCATCCAGCGGCTATGTGCTCGCCACGTTTGCCGGGCGGGATGTCAGGAAAGCCCAGTCGCAATTTACCTGGGCCGGGCTGGTATTCGCGCGTCAGTTTTTGCGTTCCCCGGCTGAACCGATTGCGCTGCCCACCAACGATCGCGTGACACCGATTCTGGATGCGTCGAAAGCGTTTCTACAAACATTTGGCGTCGAGAAAATCAGCGCGTTACGCATCGAATATCCCGATACCAACGACGGGAAAGCGTTGTCGAAGCTGGCACAGACGCTCGAAATACGCATCGGCAGTCAGTTGGCAAGCGCCGGCCTGATCGACGACAAGAACGCCGCGCTGCCAAGGTTGCACGTCTTGCTGACGCCCGAACGTCAGGCATGGCTGGGTGTTTCCGACCCGGGTTCGTCGTCGGCATGGCGTAACGGCATTCCGCGCCTGCGCATGCCGCGCGACGCGCCCAGCCGCTCGACGCTGAAGCTTGCCGAGGCGTTCCACGTTTTCCTGGGCGATAGCGAGGATCGCCTGCTGCAATCGGAAATGCGCGCCGTCGATTTGGGCGCCGCGCCGGGCGGCTGGACCTGGCAATTGATTCATCGCGGCCTGCATGTCACCGCCATTGACAACGGCATTCTGCGAGGGGAATTGGTCGACAACGCGCTGGTGCGGCATTTGCGCGAGGACGGATTCCGCTATCGTCCGCGCAAGCCCGTCGACTGGATGGTCTGCGACATGGTGGAGAAGCCGGTGCGTATCGCCCAACTGGTGGCGATGTGGATGCGTGAAGGCTGGACTGACCGTTGTATTTTCAATCTCAAGCTGCCCATGAAAAAACGCTTCGAGGAAGTCGAGCGTTGCCGCGCGATTATTCGCGAGGCGCTGGAAGCGAACGGGCGGCCATTCGAATTACGCATCAAGCAGCTTTATCACGATCGCGAGGAGGTAAGCGGATTCTGCCGCTACATCCCACGATCCGAGCGCGATTGA
- a CDS encoding malate dehydrogenase produces the protein MKKPMRVAVTGAAGQIGYSLLFRIASGEMLGKDQPVILQLLEIPDEKAQKALKGVMMELDDCAFPLLAGMSAHSDAMGAFKDVDVALLVGARPRGPGMERKDLLEANGAIFTVQGRALDAVASRNVKVLVVGNPANTNAYIAMKSAPSLPRENFTAMLRLDHNRARSQLASKTGKPVDSIEKLIVWGNHSPTMYPDYRFATIAGSPAPAVVNDQEWYRNTFLPTVGKRGAAIIEARGLSSAASAANAAIDHIHDWVMGTNGKWVTMGVPSDGSYGIPDGVMYGVPVTCENGKYTVIKGLEIDEFSRGKMDATLKELEDERAGVAHLLK, from the coding sequence ATGAAAAAACCCATGCGCGTTGCTGTAACCGGCGCCGCCGGCCAGATTGGCTACAGCCTGCTATTCCGCATCGCATCCGGCGAAATGTTAGGCAAGGATCAGCCCGTGATCCTGCAACTACTGGAGATTCCCGACGAAAAAGCGCAGAAGGCGCTGAAAGGCGTGATGATGGAACTGGACGATTGCGCCTTCCCGCTGTTGGCAGGTATGTCGGCGCATTCAGATGCGATGGGCGCATTCAAGGACGTCGATGTCGCGCTCCTGGTCGGCGCCCGCCCTCGTGGGCCAGGTATGGAACGCAAGGACCTGCTTGAGGCCAATGGTGCAATCTTCACCGTGCAAGGCCGCGCACTGGATGCCGTGGCTTCGCGCAACGTAAAAGTGTTGGTCGTGGGAAATCCCGCTAACACAAACGCATATATCGCCATGAAATCCGCGCCGAGTCTGCCACGTGAGAATTTCACCGCAATGCTGCGTCTTGACCACAATCGGGCACGTTCCCAACTGGCGAGCAAGACAGGCAAGCCCGTCGATTCGATCGAGAAATTAATCGTGTGGGGCAATCATTCCCCCACCATGTATCCGGACTATCGCTTCGCCACGATCGCTGGCTCACCTGCGCCTGCAGTGGTGAACGACCAGGAGTGGTATCGCAATACCTTTCTGCCGACTGTCGGCAAACGTGGTGCCGCGATCATCGAAGCGCGCGGTCTATCTTCCGCCGCGTCAGCCGCCAATGCCGCCATTGACCACATTCATGATTGGGTGATGGGCACCAACGGCAAATGGGTCACCATGGGCGTGCCATCCGATGGCAGCTACGGTATCCCGGATGGTGTGATGTATGGCGTGCCGGTCACTTGTGAGAACGGCAAGTACACCGTCATTAAAGGCCTCGAAATCGATGAATTCTCGCGCGGGAAGATGGATGCCACGTTGAAGGAATTGGAAGACGAGCGAGCAGGCGTTGCGCACTTGTTGAAATAA
- a CDS encoding DMT family transporter has product MTDPAGSSTRPDIVGAALVIISAVAFSAKAIFVKLAYGDLATIVRVDPVTLLTMRMGLALPLFALIAWWSSRDAVYSLSQRDWLLLIGIGLMGYYGASLFDFWGLLYISAALERLILFLNPTIVVIISALLLSYRIEAGDIFALVISYAGIALVFTNDLRVDRENVMLGGTLVLVSAILYAGYLVSGGQMIRRVGAVRFAAYASIFSAFAIMLHFFMTRDLHLLTGQSSRVWILTGFMALFSTVLPVVMMAEGMRRVGSSNAAMMSSIGPIATIFMGSVFLGEPITFIQLVGALLVMVGVLAIGLKKG; this is encoded by the coding sequence GTGACGGATCCTGCAGGCTCGTCTACGCGGCCGGATATCGTAGGCGCCGCGCTGGTTATCATCTCCGCAGTCGCATTTTCCGCAAAGGCGATATTCGTCAAGCTTGCGTACGGGGATCTTGCGACCATTGTGCGTGTTGATCCTGTGACCCTGTTGACGATGCGTATGGGGCTCGCGTTGCCGCTGTTCGCGCTCATTGCATGGTGGTCATCAAGGGACGCCGTGTATTCGTTGAGTCAGCGCGACTGGTTGCTGCTAATCGGTATCGGTCTGATGGGTTACTACGGGGCCAGCCTGTTTGATTTCTGGGGGCTCTTGTATATCAGCGCCGCGCTTGAGCGGCTCATCTTGTTCCTGAATCCGACGATTGTTGTGATTATCTCCGCGCTTCTGCTCAGCTATCGCATTGAGGCAGGGGACATTTTTGCGCTCGTCATCAGTTACGCGGGAATCGCATTGGTTTTCACCAATGATCTCCGTGTCGATCGCGAAAATGTAATGCTGGGCGGCACGCTGGTGCTGGTCTCGGCGATCCTGTATGCGGGCTACCTGGTGAGCGGCGGGCAAATGATCAGGCGCGTTGGCGCCGTGCGGTTTGCGGCATACGCTTCGATTTTTTCGGCGTTTGCAATCATGCTGCACTTTTTTATGACCCGGGACCTGCATTTGCTCACCGGTCAATCGTCCCGCGTGTGGATTTTGACGGGGTTCATGGCATTGTTTTCCACGGTTCTCCCCGTGGTGATGATGGCCGAAGGCATGCGGCGGGTCGGTTCGTCAAATGCTGCGATGATGAGTTCCATCGGTCCGATTGCCACTATTTTCATGGGCAGCGTTTTTCTTGGCGAGCCGATTACATTCATCCAACTTGTGGGCGCCTTGCTGGTGATGGTTGGCGTTCTGGCCATCGGCCTGAAGAAAGGGTGA
- a CDS encoding sigma-70 family RNA polymerase sigma factor, protein MPSIRRHGDDPAGFADNDLIGRILLRDDRNAFTELVRRHQSQLRASLRRMTGGNVELSDDIAQETFILAWRNIKSFRYEAKFSTWLYRIAFNAWQSGVRKKHEFAVSEADAPEAEPVPPESERTGIQMDLARAMVGLTAGERNAILQCYYNDLSHEEAAYVLGIPLGTVKTNILKAKEKMRVRLSDYSTQQKLTQGVAA, encoded by the coding sequence ATGCCCTCCATCCGTCGCCACGGTGACGACCCCGCCGGATTTGCCGACAACGACCTGATCGGACGCATACTGCTACGGGATGACCGAAACGCCTTTACGGAGCTCGTGCGGCGTCATCAATCACAACTGCGAGCATCGCTACGCAGGATGACCGGAGGTAATGTCGAACTGTCAGACGATATTGCCCAGGAGACTTTCATTCTGGCCTGGCGAAACATCAAATCTTTTCGTTACGAAGCAAAATTCTCGACCTGGCTGTACCGTATTGCTTTCAATGCCTGGCAATCGGGCGTGCGCAAGAAACACGAATTCGCCGTAAGTGAAGCGGACGCGCCGGAGGCGGAACCTGTCCCGCCGGAATCAGAACGTACGGGCATCCAGATGGATCTGGCGCGGGCCATGGTCGGACTAACGGCTGGCGAGAGAAATGCCATCCTGCAATGCTATTACAACGATCTTTCACATGAAGAAGCGGCATACGTGCTTGGCATCCCTCTCGGCACCGTCAAGACCAATATACTGAAGGCCAAGGAAAAGATGCGCGTGAGACTGAGTGACTACTCGACTCAGCAGAAGTTGACCCAAGGAGTTGCCGCATGA
- a CDS encoding DUF5056 domain-containing protein has protein sequence MNMIKDPLDEWLKADAMTQRDQYIDDAGFSLRVLDNLPVKSPISPAMRIAIPFGFTMVAAVFVALFAGGGNFMIDAVMDIATSSMTKSAIAFLAIASIAVAVSVAAANDI, from the coding sequence ATGAATATGATCAAAGACCCGCTCGACGAATGGCTGAAAGCCGACGCGATGACCCAACGCGATCAATACATCGACGACGCCGGCTTTAGCTTGCGGGTACTGGACAATCTGCCCGTCAAGTCACCAATTTCGCCCGCGATGCGCATCGCGATTCCATTCGGATTCACGATGGTAGCGGCAGTTTTCGTCGCACTTTTTGCCGGGGGTGGCAATTTCATGATCGACGCGGTGATGGATATCGCCACCAGCAGTATGACGAAATCCGCCATTGCGTTTCTTGCGATTGCCAGCATCGCGGTCGCCGTCTCAGTTGCCGCGGCGAACGATATCTGA
- a CDS encoding MFS transporter, translated as MNKQNNPQQIATPHLHQRRWWERYVGSIWRNGDFRTLWISLTITHFGGQVTFLALPLTAALLLNATPLEMGILTAVEALPYTLFGLFTGVLIDRSRKLRLIILADIGRGLALSMVPLAAWLGFLSMSVLYVVGFLVGVGGIIGWAAYQVFMAERVGNEHLVEANAGIALSDSASSLIGPGIAGAIIHWLTAPFAILLDAMSFFASAWMLRSIPPHDSDAPKLRASGKRDAALAGIWTDAKEGLKMILGHAVLRSIGFTLMIWNILKHAYLAIVILYATRDLALSPGKIGALFMIAGVGFLAASATCQWLNRRFGVGYVMLIGLTMTGLAWLAVAGVIVNEWVALQLGAALFLMDLGAMLFFINYLSLRQAATPGHLRGRVTSTLIFISVSLAPAGSLLGGVLGTWLGLRPTIAICGGCGLLLGLVLLKWSPLGEMRELPTPEKTPNMIPVSPEMSA; from the coding sequence ATGAACAAGCAAAACAATCCGCAACAGATAGCAACCCCGCATTTACATCAGCGTCGCTGGTGGGAGAGGTACGTCGGCAGTATCTGGCGAAATGGCGATTTCCGCACGCTGTGGATTTCGCTGACCATCACCCATTTCGGCGGGCAGGTGACGTTCCTCGCCTTGCCGTTGACAGCAGCCCTGCTGCTAAACGCAACGCCACTTGAAATGGGCATTCTCACCGCCGTGGAGGCATTGCCGTACACGCTCTTCGGCCTGTTTACCGGCGTATTGATTGACCGGTCGCGAAAACTGCGATTGATCATTCTTGCCGACATCGGTCGTGGCCTCGCGTTGTCGATGGTACCGCTTGCGGCGTGGCTCGGATTCCTGTCGATGTCGGTCCTGTATGTCGTGGGATTTCTGGTCGGCGTGGGCGGGATTATCGGTTGGGCCGCATATCAGGTTTTCATGGCCGAGCGCGTCGGCAACGAACATCTGGTCGAGGCCAACGCGGGAATCGCTTTGTCGGATTCGGCATCGTCGTTGATCGGCCCCGGCATCGCGGGCGCCATCATTCACTGGCTAACCGCGCCATTCGCCATACTGCTTGATGCCATGTCGTTTTTCGCCTCCGCATGGATGTTGCGGAGTATTCCGCCGCACGACAGCGATGCGCCAAAGCTGCGCGCCTCAGGCAAACGCGATGCCGCGCTGGCCGGCATCTGGACCGATGCCAAGGAAGGCCTGAAAATGATTCTGGGCCACGCCGTATTGCGCTCGATCGGTTTCACGCTGATGATCTGGAACATTCTGAAGCATGCCTACCTCGCCATTGTCATTCTGTACGCGACCCGCGACCTGGCACTTTCGCCGGGCAAGATTGGCGCGCTGTTCATGATTGCCGGTGTCGGTTTTCTAGCGGCGTCTGCGACCTGTCAATGGCTGAATCGTCGTTTTGGTGTGGGCTACGTGATGCTCATCGGATTGACGATGACCGGGCTCGCGTGGCTCGCGGTGGCCGGCGTGATCGTAAATGAATGGGTGGCGCTGCAGTTGGGCGCGGCGCTGTTCCTGATGGACCTCGGGGCGATGCTGTTCTTTATCAACTACCTGTCGCTTCGGCAGGCCGCCACACCGGGGCATCTGCGCGGACGTGTTACGTCCACCCTGATCTTTATTTCGGTTTCGCTTGCGCCGGCCGGTTCATTGCTGGGTGGTGTACTGGGCACGTGGCTGGGGTTGCGTCCGACCATCGCTATTTGCGGCGGATGCGGACTGCTGCTCGGGCTGGTGTTGCTGAAATGGTCGCCACTGGGTGAGATGCGCGAGCTGCCCACACCCGAAAAGACCCCAAATATGATTCCAGTGTCACCCGAAATGTCCGCCTGA